The sequence TTTCAGTTGTCTGCCTGATGACCCACTTGAATTTGGAGCCAATGGGAGAAGCTATTCAGTGGATTTAGGGCAGAGAGGAGAGTTTTCACAATGAATCTGGGTGGGGCGGTGGTTCTATTTTATAGTTTAGCTTTAGACATATTCCCCATAAGAGCCATTTTTCTTAGGACTTTATGACTCAAGGGGGCAGGAATAAATTGGGCAGAGTCATAATCAAAATATATATTTTGCAGCAAAGGAAAAGCCAGTCCCAACAACACTGACGTTTCGGAACCCCCAGGTTAAACTGAGGAAGAAAGTGCGAGAAACGGACAACTGATGGACCCAAAATGAGTAGATACTCAAGTCAGAATTGATGCATCCAAAGAATTACACATTTGGATGCAGATACCCAAGCTGCAAGGTTAGGAAAAAGATGACAGCTTCCAACTGAACcgggaaaagagactgagaaattcAAATACCTTTCTAACCATACCTGCTCAATTTTTAGCATGAGGGCACAGCAAGATCTGGTAAAGGCCTGATGGAGATCACCAGATCTCAGATGTAAAGAGGCAGAAAAAAGAATTATATGCTGGAAATGAGACAGTGCAGAGAGACAAAGCAATGCTGGATTTGCCAAGGGTAGGTGAACCGACTTAGAAAAAACCTatcgtgcttgctgtgtgaacaagCAGCATCAGGTTAACATTAATAGATGCACATTGTAACATTCTGgctcagcctcctcattggtctCCCAGCCTTCAGCCTCaacccatttcagtctatatgaACAAGCTAATACCCAGGCATAGTCTTCAAATATGACATGccacccttttctcccctttgtaaacatccccagtggctacccattACCCTCTACGAGcaagaactccttaccattgtcttcaaAAGTCTTCCCCCAGATTTCCCCATCTCACATATCAgctctcatccttctcctccccatattGCACTCCTTGTTCTCCCCAAGCTGACCTTCTAATGTACTTCACTTTCAACTTGCCCTCCTCCATTACCTCCCCCATGTCATTcatcctgtctggaactccctcccacttcaaatccacatGAGGCCACAGCACTCGTTGTTTTCAAAAGCTTGCTGGATAGCTACCTCCTCcaagttccagttctgccacttgccagctgtgtgaccttgggtaactcacaaaacttttctgggcctaggttgcctcatctgtaaaatgggaattcaatgcctcttctcccacctacttatacTGATACTATGGAGCCCTGcatgagacagagactatgtctaagctgattattttatatttaaccCCACACTTAATATATTgttaaagtgctcaatagatactacagttattagtaatagcatttattgctaTTTATAATTCAACTGGCCAAGATAAATAATtgaagatatataaatatatatataatacacacgtgtatgtgtgcatgcacatacacacacacacatgtacacatatatacatgcatgtatatacacaaatgtgcacatatatacacgtgcgtatatatacacacatgtacatgACTTCCAAAGGAAGGTAAATAGGTGGTAGAGTCAGCTGAAGGGGTGACATGGCTCAGGATGATGGGAAATGAAATGCTGAAAGCTTGTTGGAAGAAGGGGgattttgggagggctttgaatgtggggagaactgtTATCTGTTGTGGAGAAAGGGAACAGGTATCAagcacattttacggatgaggaaactgaggcacagtgaggttaagtgatttggcaatggtcacacacagcaggtaaatggtggaagacgcattagaacccaggtcctctgacttccaggtccgtgctctttcctctagggcatgctgcttctcaattgaagcAGGCGGGGTTATggtcaaacaaaataaaaaaaataccctAAAAATAAAGATGGTAAATACTGTATCATGATCCCCAGAGAGGTTGTGGAACCTCTTTCCCTGAAGAGTTTGGAGAATTGGCAAACTAAACAAGTTTTGGGGATGCTGTGCTCAGAGGCAGGGGGTTTATTTCTtttgtctttttaatggtattttttaagcactcactctgtgccaggcactgtactaagtgctggggtagataccaggtaatcaggtaggacacagtccatgtcccacatgcggctcacagtcttaatctccattttccaggcacaaagaagtgaaatgacttgtccaaggtcactcagcagacaagtggtagagccgggattagaacccaggttcttctgactcctaggcctgtgttctatccattagaccatgctgcttctctaaagagcttGACCAGGAAGGTCTCTTGCATCAGAAACGTGTTAGCCTGGGCCAGTTTAAAAAAGCAATGACCCAGTTGCCCTCTTGACCAAACTTCTCGGAAGGCACAAGACCCTTGTTCTCAAGGGAAACACTAGGAAATCACATATTCCAGAATAGCCTTGAAGAAGAAAACTTCCATTTATAATATATTTCATTCACAGCACTGCTGTTTCCTACCTGCTAtaagctctaaactgtaagcttgtagtgagcagggcatgtgtctcccaactctgttacattgtgcactcccaagttctgcacactgtaagcgctcaataaataagatggattggTTGCTGGTGGAATTACCCAGCTTGTACCCAGCCTGCTCCTTGCCTGAAGGGACCTTGAAATGATATGATTCCGATTCTTCTTTTTCCAGTCATTCCTGCTATTACTTgaggactagcccaaagtcactgagACCAGCAGGCACCCCTCTGAGGGAAGTTTGAAAGATAAACAAATGTGCTGTTACCTTTAGCATCCTTTGCATTATCATGAAGCTTttgattcccttccttccctgcgtCTGTTGTTGGGGCTGGAAACCAGGATTGGCTGCCTGCTGCTAGAGCTGAGGACTTCTCcatggcctttcctgactaagccctcatttcctctcccccccccccctccttctgcatcaccctgatttgctccctttattcacccctccctcagccctacagcacttatgtacatatccgtgatttatttctttatattaatgtctgtctctccctctagactgtaagcttggtgggggcaggtaacatgtctaccaactctgttatatttttctattcccctctaccaagcacttagtacagggttctgcgcatagtaagcactcaacaaatacgattgattgattgattgattgattctgggttcTAGTTCAAAATCCTATCCTTATATCTTTCTTCCCAAGAGCTGGGAAAGCTTTAATGAAAGTTGGCAGGTGTGGAGAACTCAGCAACTGAAGGGTGTCCTTGCTTAAGATTACCCAATTATCAACCCAGCCAGCTGTCAGTGGCTAATATGCCAGCCTAGAGAGGATGTCCTCCAGTCACAGAATCTGGGGTGTTAGGAATGATTTCCTGGTTTTGTAAGGGGTCTAATTGTTCTGTGCTTCTTAACAACACCCCAGGACTCTGAGGCAATAGGACATTGCATTAAAGTCCTTTTCTCATGCTCCAAAAGCCAAGACCTTACTCATCGGgacaaggagaggcagagggggaaaaggtcaCAGGTATTCAcctgggaggaaagggcagaagaaggaggcagagggaggctgagTTTAGAAAACACTGAAACAGGCCAAACTCTGCAGCCCTTTGAAGAAAGCCTCCAGGTTAGAAGAGCCAGTCCGCCATTCCTCCTTGTATCTGTACTGACCAGTCCAGTTTCAGTCAGGGGGCTCCTTAAGCTGTTTGGAATTCCTGAAAAAGTCTGTTCAATTATCACCCGAAAAACCCTCCTGGAGTCACTGCAAACacactgcggggggggggggggtatccgTGGCTCCGGCTCTATTAATTCATAAAGAAAATTGGATCCAGTCCCCCTGTTACTGCGTTTCTCCAGGAGCTCTTCAATAATGCATGGAGGCTCGGAATGTCACACACGTGTGCAACAAGGCACGGCTTACCAATGAAGGCATCACAGCCTGGGGCAGGGATTACTGTTTCATTGCTGTTTGCTCCCAAGTcagaaaagtggaagagggaggaaaacgcacatacacaaacacacaacacacagAGGCATACACAAACGCTGTCCAAGAGAACCGTTTCAGGCCGACTTTGGGGAAGAAAGGGTAAAAGGTCCCAGCCACCCCGAGAAATAGAAGGGAACCAGCTTTCCAAGCCAAGCCCCGATTAGCTCCAAGCACCGGAGAGTCCCAGCAGACTGGCCCTCACTCCTTCCCACGTCGCTTTGGCAAAGGGACGTTCTTTTTCCGATCAGCTCGCCACCCTGCTATCCTATTCCCAGGGGGCCGGCTGAGGATGCTAGGAGCCAGAACCGCTCACTGGTGAGTGGAAAGAACTTCATGTACTACATAGGCAGGAGGAAACTTGAGGGACTCTGGGGGACAACGGAGTGGTTGCCCTGAGCCACTGGCTAACCAGGGCTACCAGCCGGACCCAGGCCCAACCTCCATGGTGTCTAGGAAGGGCCAGACTCACTGGATCACTGAGTTGGGGTGGAGTTCCTGAAAGAGAAAGCCACAGGGGCCAGCACAGCTTTGGTTGCCCACTTCCATTAGCCCCATCCACACCTCCCCAGCAGCCTAACAAGTCCACCTTCCCTTGGACTCATACAGCATGGGCCATAATTCCTGGCCAGCATGGATTGCTAATGTTTGGGAAGGGGTGGCCAGAAAGGGTAGACTCAACTCTAACCATCTTGCACTCCTGGGAGCTGGCTCCGGATATTTCCTTAGGGTTGTGTTCTTGGAGgaaacagtcctctagactataggctagttgaggacagggaatgtgtccgtttattgttatattgtactctcccaagcgtttagttctgtgatctgcacgcagtgggtgctcaataaatacgattgaatgaatgaaaaaggaaaccTGCAGAGCCTCCTCAAGACACGGATGAAAAGAAAGTGCCCAGTAAGCGCTGCAAAACCTTCTGCTTTTCTCTTGAATGCAAAGCGACCAAAGGGGCAAGAGCCCGTGTTCCAATAAGAGGTTGTGCCTCACTCCTGTTCCTACCCCAGCCTCAGAGCTTGGAACTCTACAGGGACATCAGAATTCTTGCTCCTAGCGAAGTCTGCCAGGTTTACATTTCTAGGCCACTTTGTGTTTTAATAACTTGCAGTCAGGGAAACAATTCAGGTTTTTATTCAGATATTTATGCAAAACAGAAAGCACACCTACAGGTTTGCATGCTGCCCACGGAATCAGGGTGGGATTTAGGGAGCAAAAACAACGAGTGGCCCCGGGGAGTGATGGATCGGTTGTTGTCGGAGTCCTACTGTTTCCACCATCTTTAACCTTCAGAGCCAAAGGGATCCAAATGTGCAAAAAGCCTATTACAACCCCAAACCTTGGTTCCATTTTCATGTCCAAATGAAATTCCTGTCTTCTGGACCCCTGCGGGGTTCTCAATCAATGTTATGTATTTGGTGTAAAACCTTGAGGCCAGATCAGCTAAACTGGCTTGATTCCCCATTTTCTACAGCTTGGGAAATGTTGATTTTGCTTGGGGAAAGTCTGACCCCTTGTCTCCTCTCAGCCCAATGGTCTGAGGATCAGAGCTGCAGCAAATTAATCATCTCAAAGGACTTTGGCATGGGAATGGGGAATGCAGAAGTTCCGTTCCTGCAAAATTCTTCATAAACACCCAGAGGTAGAAATCATTATCTCCACCGGCTGGCTGAGGCAGAGATTGGCTGAAATATGAATCACCCCGCTGAAAATTTGGAATCAGTTATGGAGGAGAGACCAGCATGGTGCACTGCTCTCAAGGAAGGACCAGTTCTCTTTGAGCAAGAGCTCAGTAAGACATTAGAGACACGGAGGCAAAGAAGCTGCAAATATCATACATGACAAAACAAGGGGCAGCTTTTTGGTATTCAAATACGTAGCCGAGACTATGGGTCCCACGATGGCCCTTTTATTCACTCATAAGTGAATTTCGCCATCTGTGgtgtctttgaatacaaaggacaacgaTGTGTAACATATCTGAAGAGTGACAACTGAGCCTAAACCATATTTTTAGTGAACAATTGTCAGGATAGTTTGCTACTATAGACTTGGCCTTTGCATCAGGGGCTGGATTTCAATATagtcttaatttattttactaaacTCCCTTGCTTCTTTATCAGGTATCACAATCCTGGGTCTCACCTGTACCTCATCTTGAAATGCCTTTCAAGAATGAAAGTAAGCAACTAAATAAGTCACTTTAttgttcacttctcagtgtccagACTCAAGAAAGCTGTCTTGAAAATGAGGCAAAAGATTTCTGCAGAGTTCCCAAAAGGAAATAACATCTGAGAAGGAGAACAGCATTTTCAGTTGCAGCATCAAATCACCAGCACTCCTAAATCTTACACTTCAGGCCCTAATCAGGACAGTGAGTCATGTCAAAAAGCGTGCGCATAtgcgcactctctctctctctctctcacacacacacacacactcttgcaTGCCACCcaacttcctgtcccacaaagggctcatagacttaatcaccattttacagatgaggtaactgaggcccagagaatttcagTTGCCCAAGCTCActtacagccaggattagaatcaggatGAGAGCTTGCTCCTGAAGAGCAAGTTAAACAACACCTTCCATCTGACGGAGAAttagatgtgggaaagggaggaaaacgtGGACACTTTCCCTCTGCACAGTTTTTGCCGCTACATGGAGAAACATCCATTATCTACAAACAAGATTGGAACTTGTAAATCCAAATCCAATTCAGTTCTCGCAGGCACCCAaacaggaccaggtagaggaagtggggaggagggttgACATACAGGGAAGGGGCAGACCAATACCATCCCGGCAAATTCTTCAAAAGAGGCAGAAGCTGAATCGgtacggggggagggagggggagggggagacagtctcagGCTGGAGCAGGGAAATGCCAACTTAACAGGAAAGCAGAAGCCTTCGATTGCTACCAGGAAGGCAGGAcaatgaaaggaggagaaagtaaATATCAGCTCTCTGGATGTCAACCCTTTTGCTCTCACTAACGCAGTACAAGACTGACAGAGAGGAGGTGACCTTGTGacttgggagagagttggggagcaGTGGCCAATGGGGACCTGCCTCTTCTGAACAATGAGCCAGCTAGTCAAAGTTCAAACACACAGCCTGGTCCCAGTGGGCTTTTCACGAGCAAAGCGTAGTGTACACAAACTGGAGCACCCAAAGCCAAGGTCTGCCACCTGGGCTAATCTCCTCGGTGCCGTCTCATTGCCCTGATAACATAGGCTTACTGTGCTTCTCTATAAAGTCCACCTCTAGTGAATCAATCAcatatgtttactgagcacctactgcatatgttgtaccatattaagtgcttaggagggtgcaGTACGGGTTGAAACATGATCCCTGGCTCCGGGGAGCTTTCGATCTAGGAGAGATGGACAAAATtgataggtgcttactacagggctcgctcagtaaataccatgttaTGATAATGAAAAGATTGAAAAGATGGCTCTGTGGataagcaagtgcttaaatgggaGAATATGCAAATCGATGTGTATAAAAGTGCTATAGGTGGCTGTGGATACGTAAGGGCTGAGATGACAGTTGGAAGGGCATAAACTAAGGAGAAGAAAATTTAATCAGCAGAAGCCTCTTAaagaaggtggaatttcaggaaggctttgaagacgagGAGAGTCGTGATCTGACAGATTTGAAGAGGCAGTGTCAGCCAGGAGGAAGGTGCCAGCCCAGGGTTGAGAGGgggatgagaatgaagcacagtgaacaGGTGAATGTAGGAGAAGCAAAGAGTGATGCGGGAGGAGAGCGGGCTTAAATTGATATTGAACTATCAAGGCCTCTATCCATAACTAAACTTTTAGGAGAAGCCAAGAGAACCAActggggtgaagtgggaggagagtggGGTTAAGTCGATGTTGGACCATCAGGGCCACTGTGCACAACTAAATTTTCACTTGCCGATATTTGCTGCCAGTAGGAGGGGCTTCTGCCTACCATACCTCCCCGTAGTCATTTTATTATTCTAACAAACCTAAAGAAAATAAGGCATATGGAAGAAGGGCAGGCCAGTTCTCCTCACTAAAATCCTGACCATGCCATGATGATATTACAAGATTGACTCTCCGAATAACTGTCCTCTTTGCTCCTTGCCAATTACAGCTTCCATTCATCCCGCTCCTTCTCAGCTACTGATCTATGTGCCGCTGAAAACCCAATAACCAAGAAACCCGTTGTCAGGAGTCAATTGAGCAACCAAGGCCCCCTCCAATTTAGAATAaagccttcctctttccccaagGCTGTGTAACCACTAAATAAATTatcaagagaagaaaaggaacaaAATTTCACTTAACCCAATAGCACTGAAACAGGGTTAATCCAGGCCAATGCAGAGTATTATTTTTATCTCTCCTGGTGTcaatgtcagaaggatctgttcaCCAAATATGCTGGCCTTCAGCCAGAGATTTATTCTGTTTGGGTTGTTTGCCTGACTTGTCTGGTAATGGTCATTTCCCCCAGAGAGGATGATAGGTTTGCAAGAGGACAGAAGAGGTTTACGTGATGATGGCAACCATTTATACAGCACCTTTCAAAGGAGGAGATCAGACAGATTCTGTCCTTAACCCCTTTTCCCTGAGACCTAGAAGCAGGCCAGCCAGCTCACAGGCTCCCTGTAAATACTACTGAGGATGCTGATGGAGCACAAACTGTTTAACTGACTTGTGCCAAGCCCTCCAATGACAGCCCTCCACTCCTATCACAGAGGATAGAGCTCACTGTGATTCTTCTTCTGTCTCTGGTTTGACCATATTTTCTTCTAAATCTCTTTTTAATTCTCCCTCTTTGAGATCCACCCTCATCTGGGGGGTATCATTCCACCCCTGATATGCAGTGTCTCCCTGAACTAGACTCAGTGAACAGGAGACTGAACTTTACCTTTCAcctcccacctcacttctctctgctctcctcttcccttgatctccttttccttctcaacacacacacacacacacacacacacacaccccacccacccacccaccccccgaaAAAGATGGTCCCAGCCTCACCACCATTTCCAGAACCACTCAGGGGAAAGCAAACTCCATCTGTCTTGAGAACAAGTTTTTGCAGGTTTTTAGGCAAATGGATTTTCACAGCCCTTCTCACGAAGCCCTTGGAAATAAGAGGATCTGCTGGTTTCATTTGCCCCTGAAAAGAAATTCTGAGTGGCATTTTTCAAATTAGTCAATGGCACTATCTCCTCTGTACATTTAATTCAGCTCTCAGTTAACAGCTCAGAATCcaatgcttcccccttctaggagGAATTCATCCTGTATCACCTTGAGTCTTTTTTTAAACAGGACCAGAAAGGacttactgtggcagagaaaCAGAAAAGACACTGTCATTTCTCTCTGACCTCAACTAAGCCATTGTTCAACGGCTcatatcccttttttttttcaaaaattctTCCTGAAGTTTGAAACTTTTGAAAACATGTATAATAGACAGCTAGGCTTAATTGATGTTTATTTCACATTTGGTCTGtaaactttttttattttaaaaaaatccattgtCAATAGCAGTGTCTGCTGACTAGGGTGAAACAAAGTGGTCTTTCAGGTCTTGAAAATTCAGTATTGAAAACACTGACGAATAAATGCAGATGTAAACCTAGGTCTCAGGCCTCCACACTGCACTGTTTGACCTTCTGAGTTGATGAACGACACGGTCTGAACAGAGAAAGCAAAGAAAATGACACTTTTGATACCGAAAAGCTCTGTTATCAGTCACTGTACAATCGACAATTTCATCTTGCTGTCTTTTCAAACCCTTTTTACCTTGGAGAGATTGAATCAAGGCGCTTCTCCCACAGAATTTCCACACCTCCGTCTTTAAAAGCAGCGGTTTAAGGTATCCCAGATCCCCTGGGCCCATGACAAGGGTTAGTTAGATTGGCTATATATTCTTCAGGCAGTTGCACCGGGGGAAGGAAGTCCCATATTTAAGTTAGAAATTGAAGATGAATGGAGTGGCATGGGCTAACGGTACAGGGAGTAGCATGGTAGTCCGCAGGATTAATTACTCCTCCCCTGATTCATTATCTTCATATTTACACGTGAAAAGGCAATCgcacgggggggagggggagtgcagAGACTCCTCCCCCCCAGGGAAATATCCAGATCAAAATGGACAGTTCCCGGATTCTGTGGAGGCCTGGAGGATTTAAAAACCTGCATTGCAAAACGGTTACTTTGAAAGAAAGGGGTTTTTTTGCACGTGAAGTCCCGCAATCATTAAAATGGCAGAATCCATACCCATTGGTAGGATGTATTTAACCCTGATGTTCACTACCAAAACGGTGCGTATTTACAGTCAAAAAGGGATCAAAACAAGCCAGCCGTGAGCAAAATTCTGTGCTGTGGTGAGAGTGCCATAACCCTACTGACAATGGTTGGGGCTAGGACCTTTTTCTGTGGCTtcaaggggcgggaggggggtccAAAAGCCGAGTGGTCTCGCCGCCCTGCCCTCTGGGGCCTGCCTCCAAGTGCCATGGGCACACCTCCTCCTTCCAGCGATGGAGCAAAATACCTTCACGAAACAATACTGCGTGAGGAGCACcaggccgggccccggggggaTAATActatgtggggtggggtgggggtcgggaaaggggggggaagggccagctcccccgccccccatgcAAAGGTGGCCGAGCCTCGGGTTAGGCTGCAATGGGTCCCGAGTCCTGGGGGGAGTTTGCGCTTTTCGCCTTGCAAAAACGAAGGCATTTTCCGCTCCCGGGCCGGAGGAGGGGAAGCGGTACTGTATCTGGGGATGGATGGCCCTTCGCACGTCCAGgccgcatccatccatccatccatccatccatcatccctcCCGCCGTCCGGGTCCCCTCAGCCGGTCCTCTTGCCGCCCCCCCGGCAGAGGATCCTCTTGAAGGCCCTGCGGAAGTCGTGGTTGAAGATGGTGTAGATGACGGGGTTGAGGGAGCTGTTGCAGTAGCCGAACCAGAAGAAGAACTTGAAGAGGGTCCGCGGGGCGGGGCAGCAGAGGGCGGTGAGGGTGTaggtgaagaagaaggggaacCAGCAGGCGACGAACACGCCGATGACGACGGCCAGGACGAAGGTGAAGCGCTTCTCGCGGTTCTGCCGGCCGCGCCAGCGGGACCCCTTGGCGCCGCGCtggccgtcgtcgtcgtcgtcgtcgtcgcggGGAGGGCCTGAGGGGCCCGGGCGGACGCGGCCGGCCTTGGCGGGCCGGCGGGGcggtggtggcggtggtggtggtggtggtggtgctggtggtgCTGGTTCTGAGGGGGCGGCCCGCCCCGACGACGAGCTGCCGTCGGGGTCCGGCCCGTTGGGCTCCGGTCGGCAGGGGGCGCTCTCGGCGGGCTCCCCGCGCGCCTCCGCGGCGCCGTTGAGCTTGGGCGGCGCCAGGCCGTTGGGGCGCGCGCGCTCCCGAGGCGGCCGGCGGGGGCGGCGCGCGGCGTTGGCGGGCACGCGCGTGCGGCGCTTGGCGATCTGGTAGATGCGCACGTACACCAGGATCATGATGAGGCAGGGGGCGAAGAAGGAGCCGATGCACGACGAGACGACGTACCACTTCTGGTCGTTGATCTCGCAGCGCGGCTCCCCccgctcgccgccgccgccgccccctacacggcccttctccttctccagggaGATGAGCGGCGGGAAGGAGATGACGGCCGAGATGACCCACACGGTGAGGATGACGGCCTTGATGCGCCGCGGCGTCCGCTTGAGGTTGTACTCGACGGCCCGCGTGACGGACCAGTAGCGGTCCAGGCTGATGGCGCACAGGTGCACGATGCTGGACGTGCAGAACAGCACGTCCAGCGCCAGGTAGATCTCGCACCAGGCCGGCCCGAAGTACCAGTAGCCCATCACCTCGTTGGCCAGGGAGAAGGGGATGACCAGCGCGGCCACCAGGATGTCGGCCGACGCCAGGGACACCAGGAACAGGTTCTGGGGGGCCTTCAGCGCCCGGCTGGTGAGCACGGCGATGATCACCAGCACGTTGCCGAACACGGTCAGCAGCATCAGCAGCCCGGCCAGGCTGACCAGGGTCAGGGTGACCTGCAGGGAGTacgggggcggccggggggcccCCGGGGCCGTCCCGTTGGGGGTCCAGTTGCCCCAGTCCGCCCGCAGGGCCCCCATGGGGGGGAGGCCCCCCTCGGCCAGCGGCTGGGCCTGGTGGAACATCAACCCGGGGCCCGCCCTttacctgcctcttcctcctcctcctcctcctcctccgggccggGCAGGGTCTCGCCCCTCTCGCCCCCTCCCGCCTGGCATAGAGCGCCCGGGACCGGCCCGGTCcgcggcctcagt comes from Tachyglossus aculeatus isolate mTacAcu1 chromosome 16, mTacAcu1.pri, whole genome shotgun sequence and encodes:
- the ADRA2A gene encoding alpha-2A adrenergic receptor, which translates into the protein MFHQAQPLAEGGLPPMGALRADWGNWTPNGTAPGAPRPPPYSLQVTLTLVSLAGLLMLLTVFGNVLVIIAVLTSRALKAPQNLFLVSLASADILVAALVIPFSLANEVMGYWYFGPAWCEIYLALDVLFCTSSIVHLCAISLDRYWSVTRAVEYNLKRTPRRIKAVILTVWVISAVISFPPLISLEKEKGRVGGGGGGERGEPRCEINDQKWYVVSSCIGSFFAPCLIMILVYVRIYQIAKRRTRVPANAARRPRRPPRERARPNGLAPPKLNGAAEARGEPAESAPCRPEPNGPDPDGSSSSGRAAPSEPAPPAPPPPPPPPPPPRRPAKAGRVRPGPSGPPRDDDDDDDGQRGAKGSRWRGRQNREKRFTFVLAVVIGVFVACWFPFFFTYTLTALCCPAPRTLFKFFFWFGYCNSSLNPVIYTIFNHDFRRAFKRILCRGGGKRTG